Proteins from a genomic interval of Tenacibaculum sp. SZ-18:
- a CDS encoding histidine kinase — translation MIKLFIHKPLFRLLSPIFSGVIVYLLILLVNNNVAQLQNEFLGEELYVCIGMSYIIQEFSRLLLLLFKRVKFFTNELISVIVQIIVSMLLCVGLVTIIISFYYKSILGFSANSEELWLFNSIFCSITIIYILLFISHQYLHKINSEKLKEEEIYLNHIEQDFNEFKQGINPDLLFESLENLLVLIKHDKEKADDFIDYLATIYRYILSSKQKQLVHWNEELESTEVLVKLFNYLPYRNVSILNKLESSFLIVPRSLLFIVEQIIRTTIISINVELIITIEEEKDKFIISYATNDKITSVFSIDSFKEIERIYGIYSDYKIEVISTDSTRTIKLPKLTTK, via the coding sequence ATGATAAAGTTATTTATTCATAAACCGTTATTTCGTTTATTAAGCCCGATTTTCAGTGGAGTTATTGTATATCTATTAATTTTATTGGTAAACAATAATGTAGCTCAATTGCAAAATGAATTTCTTGGAGAAGAATTATATGTATGCATAGGAATGTCGTACATTATTCAAGAGTTTTCTAGATTGCTTTTACTATTGTTTAAGAGAGTTAAGTTCTTCACAAATGAGTTGATATCAGTTATCGTTCAAATTATTGTATCCATGCTGTTATGTGTAGGATTGGTTACGATTATTATTTCCTTTTACTATAAAAGTATACTTGGTTTTTCTGCTAATTCTGAAGAGCTATGGTTATTTAATTCAATTTTTTGTTCAATCACTATTATTTATATTTTGCTATTCATAAGTCACCAGTATTTACATAAGATAAATAGTGAAAAACTAAAAGAAGAAGAGATTTATCTAAATCATATAGAACAAGATTTTAACGAATTCAAACAAGGTATAAATCCTGATTTATTATTTGAAAGTTTAGAAAACTTGTTAGTTCTCATAAAACACGATAAAGAAAAGGCGGATGATTTTATTGATTATTTGGCTACTATATATCGCTACATTTTATCGAGTAAGCAAAAACAATTAGTTCATTGGAATGAAGAATTAGAATCCACTGAGGTTTTAGTAAAACTATTTAATTATTTGCCCTATAGAAATGTATCTATTTTAAATAAGTTAGAATCTTCATTTTTAATCGTTCCAAGAAGCTTACTTTTTATTGTTGAACAAATTATAAGAACTACTATAATTTCTATTAATGTAGAATTAATTATTACCATTGAAGAAGAGAAAGATAAGTTTATAATTAGTTATGCAACAAACGATAAAATCACTTCAGTATTTTCGATAGATAGCTTTA
- a CDS encoding sensor histidine kinase gives MKKHILIASIGGILGFLVGYYMLISDQNESITVTNLFRFTLLGVSAGYVNHVCAILLDKYLPWKKYDGTRLLLGILAHFLGSFLLVFLCLYVYFYINGEIEFLSTFKLPLLKLGILLFLISIVFQVIYFVLYSFYSYSILQIETLRLERKQIEQQLNALKSQISPHFLFNGLNTASSLIHKDEQKASSFIRKFAQMYDHVLKSYSKKLTTVTSELELVISCNYLISNRFGKKYTCDINIDSEVLETKIPPLALQMLVENAVKHNVLSEENPLKVEITNDKEFIYVRNNVTKLPNKVNSTKIGLKNINTRYLLLKGRGIIITNGQHFLVKLPIIR, from the coding sequence ATGAAAAAACATATTCTAATTGCGAGTATTGGCGGAATATTAGGATTTCTCGTAGGATATTATATGTTAATTAGTGACCAAAATGAAAGTATAACGGTAACAAATTTGTTCCGTTTTACTTTGTTAGGGGTTTCTGCAGGATATGTAAATCATGTTTGCGCAATTTTGTTAGACAAGTATCTACCTTGGAAAAAATATGACGGAACTCGATTATTACTTGGTATTCTTGCTCATTTTTTAGGATCTTTTCTGTTGGTTTTTCTTTGCTTGTATGTTTATTTTTATATTAACGGTGAGATAGAATTTCTATCAACGTTTAAACTACCTCTTTTAAAATTGGGAATCTTGTTATTTCTAATTTCAATAGTTTTTCAAGTGATTTATTTCGTTTTATATTCTTTTTATTCTTACTCCATTCTTCAAATTGAAACACTAAGATTAGAACGTAAACAAATAGAACAACAGTTAAATGCCTTAAAGTCTCAAATTAGTCCACATTTTTTATTCAATGGTTTAAACACAGCATCTTCTTTAATTCATAAAGATGAACAGAAAGCATCTTCCTTTATTAGAAAATTTGCTCAAATGTATGATCATGTTTTGAAGAGTTATTCGAAAAAACTAACAACTGTTACTTCAGAATTAGAGTTGGTAATTTCTTGTAACTATTTAATTTCAAATAGATTTGGAAAAAAATATACTTGTGATATTAATATTGATTCAGAAGTTTTAGAAACTAAAATACCGCCATTAGCTTTACAAATGTTAGTTGAAAACGCTGTAAAACATAATGTTTTAAGTGAAGAGAATCCTCTTAAAGTTGAGATAACAAATGATAAGGAATTTATCTATGTTAGAAACAATGTTACAAAATTACCCAATAAAGTTAATTCTACTAAAATTGGTTTGAAAAATATTAATACTCGTTATTTACTATTAAAAGGACGAGGAATTATAATAACTAACGGACAACACTTTCTTGTTAAATTGCCAATTATTAGATGA